The Notolabrus celidotus isolate fNotCel1 chromosome 19, fNotCel1.pri, whole genome shotgun sequence DNA window TCGGTACTGGAaaattctggttcggtactgaataatttctggtttggtttcggattctgtttcggttcagttctggtactgttctggtacggttctggtacggttctggttcgggtctggctctgttcttgttcggttctgtttcggttctgtttcggttctggttcggttctggttcgattctggttcggttctggttctgttctgtttcggTACTGGAAaaattctggttcggtactgaataagttctggttcggttctggttcgggtctggttctgttctggttggatttgcttgagtttggttttggtacGGTTCtatttcggttctggttcggttctggttcagttctggcacggttctggttcagttctggttcggttctggttcgggtctggttctgttctggttgggtttgcttgagtttgattctggttctgtttgcttaagtttagttctgggtctaactctaaccctaatcataaccctaaccctaatcttaaccctaatcacaaccctaaccctaatcctaatcctaatcctaaaccttatcctaaccctaaccctaaccctaatcatatccctaatcctaaccctaaccctaggatcagggtgagaatggttttgtaacagaataaatgccccaaattggtcaattataaggctgctcataaaaacacagtacgtaaaagggttttcaacacaaaccgtTAGTTTtctcaaagttaaggtaaaatatacggctacaaaagatcctaaattaggAGCCGTTCGTGAGTCAAAAGAGCtgactcttctttgggagccgagttaaaagagctggctctctgaaaagagccgaacttcccatcactaaatcacatgcttactaccatttgcactcttagtttcccttggaactatttgtattgtaaaacgtaaatgtaaatacttcagacctgtaccatagtgataaacagataacacttcaatttgaatcaagtaaataccacttgtacactttaaaacagagggtcatttcattccttgtggactcaacatgacaacatttatacttgtCAAggaattgatcttaaacgctttcagaaaacgaacagtagcaagactcacatatcccttcagccaccaaatggtatcataacaatggtgtatgctgttttgtaatgacacagcacaattttatcatttattagaaatgtattcaaattatttcacggacccccatgctatAGTTCGCGgaccccaggggtcccaggaccccactttgagttcaactgagctagagtacggtaattgagctctcagcctgcagagaaagttgggagaaacaataaaacataaacaatatacccccgttttctgtgaatgcatgattatgaagtgaaggagaaaagatgtgaaaaaagttgtgcagtgtcgctgtcttttccagcacagcgtgcactcaactttcaatgaatggggatgtgttttgttaatcgggtcaggtcgcacgcagccatgttggaataattttccaggactatatctgattttccaggacattttccaggtgttttccagtacttgaaaactggtcaactgttttccaggttttccaggacgggTGGGAACCCTGGTGTCAGTTAACAACTGTCAGTTTAGCCTCCTTTAAAATCTGCCATTCTCTTCAGACTTTTTGATGGGTTATAAAGTCAGTACACTTCTTCCATTTTCCTTGGCAGGCAGATTGTTGAAGTCTTAAATTGTGTGTAAAGTTCTCCATATTGTGTAGTTTTTCAACAATGTCCAACCAGTTTCTCTGAGTGGGGGGGTCCTCCTTACACCAATTTCTTGTTACAGCTTTCTTTGATGCCAGCAATAGTATTCCAACCAGGTACATGTCTTTACTTTGTATATTTTCCTGTGTTAAATTTCCCAGATACAGCACTTCACACGTCTTAGGAAGTTCATAACCTAAAACTGCTGTCATTCCTTTCCACACTTCATCCCAGTATTCAGTCATTTTCACACATTGCCAAAAAACATGAGCTTGATCAACATCATGCTCACCACACTGTCTACAGCAAGGCTATGGGACAGGTGagaatctacagtgtttcaaataatccaaataaatacaaacccttgaatgagaatgtgtttccaaacttttgactggtagtgtacatataCTAGATTCCAGTGCATAATTTTAAAAGTGCATTATATGTAAATGTGCATCAGCCAGTCTAATGAACTTAAATTATAATGATCTGGTAATAAGAAAAGATGAGATAACCCTTTATTCTTACTACAAAAGGGATATTTGCATTGTTACAGCAGTAATGgtagaaatatatttaatacaaaataatcctgtagacatatttatttctgctgtaaggaccagcttctttgaattggtgtctgtggtttccggtgtttctgcagtcctCAAGTTTTTCACaattctgcattggcttcaattcttgcggccggaggttgctgctttgtcAAAACTTGTTGATCTGCTAATAAAGTTGTACTGTGTACTATAAGTGTTGCTGGGTTTTTTGGCATTTGCTCGACATAGCTAGCTCAAAACAGTAAAAGGACTATTTAATTCAGTTGCATTGTTAGctttctctttttgcttgttaAATTGAATCTAGAATCTTTGAATACAAACGTACTCATATCAAACTAAATGTATAATTTTGTTCTTAATTTATATATGCTGAGTTCATCAAAGCTGCATTCTAAAAACTGTAATCAGCCATCATCTTTTGACTTTACAGGGGTGCAGTTATTCTGTGTCCACATGGGACATACTGCTGATCCCTCATCTTCACCACCTGGCCCCTCAGCGTTCTCAAGTGAGCTGCCAGCGTCTCCTTCTGACCTGACTCTTTCTTCACGTGACAATGGTTGGTAAAAAGCTAGAAACATGTTTATCCTTAGTCTAAGATTTGATCCCGGTGAGATATCAAAATAAGTTTAGAAGTTTCACTCGGTGCACTTGTAGGGCGATGAACCCAGAACATTTTTAGACgtggaattaaaaaaacaaaccttgttttAGCCATGGCAGGGATTCTACTGAAGATAGACCAATTCATCGGGCTGATTGATGTCCTTTTGAAGTTTTGAAGGGGCATTGTTCaacaataaattatttttaactcatggctgataaataaatacattgaataAAACTGTATCAGTAAACGTATTGGTCATGGCCCTGCATAAAAGaatcaaaaataatttatttatcctAGGGGAGGGAAactcagtcattacagtttctacacaataagttatacaaattcAATTATAAGCTATGTAGCAAATAGATACACGGTTGAAGTCCccggtggtctgtctggagtctggctgtggcagtgttgagaacgttggacgccgtagtcgggttggcagaggggggatgttaacggctaccagtatgacatgtgagatcttcCTGTgaagataatatggtcggaggcccacagcgctctcagtgctatcccggtctgctcggacagtctggaagccgtcaatggagacgttgtggtcgggaatatcctgatgcagccacgtttccgtggAGCACACCATGCCtcattcctgaaactctgtctgactcctggctagtcctgttagcccgTCCATCgtattatccagagatctcacgttgcccatgatgaaagaggagagacacagcttctatctcctctccataaacctccgtcttctcataccagctctcctccctcgtagCTCTATGCTTCCTCTGCTTCTATGcatcctaaatctccagagttctgcaggaatatccAGCGGTTAGGCCGATGACACGTAAATGATCTCCAGTGAAAGCAGAGTTTGACAGTTGAACCCCATCATCACAtgactttttttcatgtgtggGTAATCGTgttgttttaactttcactgtgattTCTGTTCTCCTGTGCTCCAACAGGACAGACTGCAGCAACCACCATCCCACCATCTTCATCCTCAGGATCATCACTCTACTCAAGTGAACCACaaacctctcttctctctgcaacTGTTCCTCCTGTTAGAGCCACGAAGAGGGAGGTGACTGAGGAATTCTTGGAAGCAGCACTGACCACAACTGTGCAGCCTCCATCGACACAACCTCTAGAGTTACATGGTGATGCAGCAGCTACAATTTCAGCTCAGCCTACCAGGGACGCTGAAGCCAACTCTTCAGTTCATATTCAGTACATTGACTCAGTGACAGCCGGACAAATAAGCATTACTTCTGATCCAGTTTCATCAGCGACACGCACGATTAAAGCTTCTTCCATACCTCCAGCCACCACAGCCCAGGACTCTACTGCAGGTCATGAACTAAACTTTTCAACTCAGACTGTTTCAGCGTCCATCCCGACCACCACaggcagcaacagcaacagcactAGCTCATTAGGTAAGACAAATGTTTAATTTAGCCAAAATTATTTCAGTTTTAAGACCTCAGTCCCTATGAATCAGGAATGATGATCTAACcattaaaacctcttttttccTGCAATTGCAGCAGCATCAACAACATTTTCTCCAACAGGACAGACTGCAGCGACCACCATCCCACCATCTTCATCCTCAGGATCATCACTCTACTCAAGTGAACCACaaacctctcttctctctgcaacTGTTCCTCCTGTTAGAGCCACGAAGAGGGAGGTGACTGAGGAATTCTTGGAAGCAGCACTGACCACAACTGTGCAGCCTCCATCGACACAACCTCTAGAGTTACATGGTGATGCAGCAGCTACAATTTCAGCTCAGCCTACCAGGGACGCTGAAGCCAACTCTTCAGTTCATATTCAGTACATTGACTCAGTGACAGCCGGACAAATAAGCATTACTTCTGATCTAGTTTCATCAGCGACACGCACGATTAAAGCTTCTTCCATACCTCCAGCCGCCACAGCCCAGGACTCTACTGCAGGTCATGAACTAAACTTTTCAACTCAGACTGTTTCAGTGTCCATCCCGACCACCACaggcagcaacagcaacagcactAGCTCATTAGGTAAGACAAATGTTTAATTCAGCCAAAATTATTTCAGTTTTAAGACCTCAGTCCCTATGAATCAGGAATGATGATCTAACCAATGAAACCTCTTTTTTCCTGccattgcagcagcagcatcaacaACATTTGCTCCCACGGGACAGACTGCATCCATCCTGCCGTCATCATCTCTACATTCAGCCGCTCCACAaacttcttctctttctgcaaCTGTTCCACCCATTAAAGCCAGCAATTCAAAGGAGATGGAGGAATACTCAGGAGCAGCACCAACCACGACTGTCCAGCCTCCATCTACTCAAGCGCCCCTGTTATCTGTTGATGTGACTGTAACAAATTCAGCTCCTACCACCATCAATGCTGATGCCAACTCTCAAGTTCCTACTGAATATACCATCCAAGTGACAGCCAGGCAAAGCAGTACTGTCGGGGATCCAGTTTCATCACTAACTAACAAATCTACCACAGCCAAGGCCTCAACGTCAGGTCCTGAACCAACATCTGTGACGCAGGTCTCAGCATTCACTTTAGGTAAGAAACCGTCTTTCTGCCAGAACTTCAGCTGTAATCTTGTCCAAGGACTTAAGAAAGCAAAAAGGGCGACATTTCTGCATCCATCCCAGCAGATACTGAGCCAAGCCATTTTAGTTTATTGTGTTTGCATGCAGTGTTAATTTTCggggctattttagatttagtcttagtcttaagaCGAAAATGCCAGTTAGTTTTAGTCTCATTTTAgccttttcagccctttatagtcttagtctagttttagtcgactaaaactcaaaacattttagtctttgatttttgccaagacatcttcactctttaaataattcatgtagttgatcagatattggtaacaGGGTTATATCAAGTGTTCAAATcgtcaacactcctttaacacttttgcttgtgtaatatcttaagttaaataattcagcctgtccctgctaaaatgtcaaaagaaaacattcttgatgtgaccactgtgactgtattttgattctcttgactcacagaaaaatgtcattaaaggactgtattgcatatttacgacggtccttgaatgcccctgcagtgacaggcgcactggacacagtcagttcacggcactctgaaatgaatctgcatctttgatgacaaggagttgatcaaaacttactgaaggaggctgatgtttcaccaaactgtaATAAATCAAgctagatgcagagctttttacagtaatagcggcaaaaacgtcaaacatcaaatattaaacagacgtccccgtgttgtgtctttgtcactaacgcacaccgggggtaaaaatcctcaatgaagatgagacattcatggaggtggggagagctggttcataaagcacacctgctgcaggtaaaGAAGCACAGTGGggagaaaatacttgaaatttacatccctagtgctGTTATACTCACTGTTTCTTGTTCCAGTTTAAGTCTTGCAGCAACATTTTGATTGAATCTAACAAATCAATGAATTATtagtaataattattattacactAATCAAACAAGTAGTCTTATCtatttaaatgcaaataaatccACACGTCTCTTTACATTTTTAGAGACAGGAAGGGCTGAAACTTGCCGTACTCTATGTTTTGtatgtgctgctctctgctggtgTACAATTTAAATTACAAGTAAGATGCCAATGAGTTATAACTGAGTATgaatttaatgaaaaacaatgttaaaaaaaaaaaaaaaaaaaaaaaaaaaagcctttgtaTAAACTTATAAAGGAACAAAATAGATTTTGTAGTAAACATTATGGAGCTTAAATATCAACCTTTTGGAAATATTAAAGTGGTGAGGAAGTGTTAAATAAAGGGGAAAATAATCCttaaattaattattataattatatattaATCATATCAGATTGAGAATAATGACTTACAATAAGATCaccagtattttaaaatgtgacatatttaatctaaatattaCCAGAACAATGTGTCACCTTCGTGttacttccttctttcattagAAGGGCTTGTGCAATCTGCCCTGTAAGGTTTTGAATGAAGTCattacacaacctcgcccccagGCTCTTATAATCAGTCACCTCCAGGCAGCTGCAGCCACACACACTACAGCCGTCctcagagagcacagagcacaGAGCTACACTTCAGCACGTGTTGGTTGAGATTTACAGGAAAGGAACACAACAATGAGGGTCAGCCTACAAACTCTGATGACATGTAAGTAAACTCTGCCATCGgtgtatctgattttatttactaCGTGAGCAGTCTGTTTGCTTTAATGTAAACTTCTTGAGAAATATTAGGAGGATTAAGAGCAGGAAAGTTGTCACCTCAGCTAACATGTCACTTCTCAGGAGTATTAAGGCTCCACAATCATCCTCGCCGTTGTTGAAAATGTCGACAAATACAATTTAGGTCGCTTTTCAAATGACAGCATttcctataaataacaacataatGTTTTGAAACACATGTTTTCTATATATAAGTCATAGTGTAGTCGTTGGTTAGTCAGTCCTCACAAATGACAGATTGCTGAACAGATACAAGTCAGAGGCAGGAAACCTTTTCAAAGTCTGACATGTTGTATTGCAATCTGTGAGCGGTGATGAAAGACTCACACTTACTCACGCGTGTTATCAAACTGATATGCTTTACCTCAATACGTGGAGCCACTTTTAGGTCTATTTTCTcaaagatacattttaaaaagtgaagttaGTGTCCAAAAAGttcattaacatttatataaatgTACAAAGCGACAACTGCTCATTTGTTCAGAAGTGCTGCCGTCTGTGACATCTTAGTTATTGGTTGGCAGAAGTGGGTTCTGCTTTCCCAATATACTTCCCTTGTTAAAATTTGTTAATTTTGAAGTGTTTCTGCCAGTTTTAGTATTTAATGTTGATGACGTGTTATTTTGAACATTATTTCTTGTCTCACCTGCTCTGTGCAGCTTGACCCAGTTGTATGACAACTTGAGATGCCCAATATTGGATTTTGGTAAAACTTCAATATACCAATATTTTTAAGAGGTTTTGGCCaacactgatactgatacttACATATACACACCGTAGAAAAAAGTTGGTTTTGAtcaagcggcaatctccggtctaaaaatatgtgttaaaaactgcagatcatcgaggatccgcttgaggctggctctggaagtaccggaaaccacatacacgccaattttaaaaagacgatctttacagcagaaataaacatgtttacagcctggttcaaaaaacgagtgtagtctggatagctcttttctcgatcggcacacactgtacggggtgaattttttcataacgcggcaattttggagatattaaaattacgagttttccattacgagagacacagctgacttgattgacaggtgggcacactgtagctgttagggaggaggctcaaagcccgcctctttacgtcactctaactcgacagcagttatgttaagttccacatttccaatacggctgccgtcaccaattggcctcaaaacaggttcagaaacagatgggtgccGTCACAGAAACTACGTcgattatttatacagtctatggttttgatgTTATTAGAAGCAACACTTGGCCAGAATTGTTACAACAGATAAAATGCTTCTACTTGTTTAAAGCAGACTTCAGGGCAtaaagctctctgtgtttgtgttgagctCAGTGTTGTGATGAGTAGTTGAATAAGTTTAAGAGAGGAAGGGATGTAGAAATATAGGAATCATCTTACAAGCTGTAAAATGAGGCAACAGAGACTAAAGGTAAGGTCTCAAGTTAAATTTAAAGTACCATCATTTACATATTGGCATTATGAAGCTAATGTAGGTAGTATAAGAAGCAGTGAAACATACTAACAGGATGGAGAAATCCTAAGTGTGTCATGGCTTATCTTTGACTTCCTGTTCATTGAAACGCTTGTGATGAAACTTTGCTTTGAAACAGGAGGAAGTGGTGCATTTGTTGGTGGACTATTTCTGTAGCAAACATATGTATGACTGATGGATGACAGAGGATATAACAGTCAGTATACTTAAATAAGATTGACTAATAACTGCCTTATTTTGTTATGAATTGTAGGTCTGCTGTTGTCCACAACAGTGGCATCTGCAATTGATGTAAATTCCACTGATCTAACAACCCAAAGTACATCCTCCATCCAAAATCCGACCACCACTGTGGGTACTACTCTAGGACCAGAAACCACCCCTGCATCCACTTCATCTGCATCCATCCCAACACAGACCCAGGACTCTAGCACCAGCATCACGACCCCCGTGCAAACTGACAACACTACCAACACCACCCAGTCCACCAGTGCAAGCCCCACCAACAGCTCCATTGACACCATCCAGCCCACCGGAACCACTCTCGGTACAACACAAACCAGCAGCCCAATCAGTACAGCCCAATCCACCAGCACAGCCAGTCCAAACACCACTCCAAAAACCAACAGTTCAATAACCACTAATCCCGGGACCACACAACCCCCCGGGACCACACAACCCCCCGGGACCACACAACCCCCCGGGACCACACAATCTATGGGCACCGCCACTCCCAGCATAACCTCAAGCCCTGCTGGCACCACCCAAAAGATCACCACTACCAGTCCCACCACCACTACTAAGACCACTGAAACCATCACAGTGGAACAAGAGGGACACAAGTCTGAGGGCCTGAGCTCAGGTTCGTGtcaaacgtttttttttttaatactagATCAAGTAAATTATAAATACAATGtcaaatacactaccagtcaaaagtttggaaacaccttctcattcaagggtttgtatttattttagggttagggttacaatattATTTTAGGTGCTAAAAAAATCAGATGTTTAGCATTTAAATAAACTGCTTTAGCATGTTAGAATGCTGAATACAGATTTACTATTTAGCACTGGAGTGAATATCACAATGCAACTCtggtctctcttcctcctctccattcTTTGACAGTTACTTATTAACAATTTCATCATAGCAAGTAATCTCTGTTTCATATTATTCCTGGCATGAATCTGCTGTAGGTTAACTGTGGTTATATGTCAAAGGAAAGCACGcctcaaagaaacaaacaaagcacagGCGATcacatcactttaaaaaaaggggtCTTACATCAACCTTTGACCTTCTTAAGCACTGTGCCAGTCTTTGGTTAATACGTGAACACAACATGCTTCCTTGTTTACTTTGCAGTTTAGTCTTTACAGGCTGAAGGAGTGAAACCAAAGAGCCGCTGTGTGAAGCCGTTTGTCTTCCAGCTCTTTTCCTGCTCACTTTATCATTCGCAAAACTGTTAAACCACTGACCTGATTTCTCATGCCATCCTGTTATTCTCTGCTTGACAATTATTGTAGCAGTATACACCACTTATTACAGAGCTGTCTCCGAATGGTAGACATTGAATGCGCAGAGGAAATTCCTAACTTGGTGACTCAGAAAGTCAGACACACATGACCTGTTTTTCAAACTGAATGCTGATATCTTCTTTTGAATTATGGTCTTATTCTTTCTTGTTACCTTTACCTTTACAAAGACATGTTAAGTAACTACAACATCATCTTCTTTTTCTCATCCTTTTGGCCTTTTTGAGTGTTCTGTGGTATGTAATTCCCAATAGCTTCAGTTTCGATAGCTTGAGTTCGAACTCTTTATCAGTAGCCATTACATCTGATAAAAGTCAGACTCAGACCTTTTATGATACCTCTGACACTGAAGTCAGTGACTCATCTTTTCCTCTGTAATTTACACTTAAGCAGGAAACCACACATTCTACTTTGTCCTATTAATCATAAGGAATAATGAAGACATGGTACATTTTACTGATCAGGGTTGGAACGGCAGCAGGTCCTTGTCCATCAGGAATTGCCAACTGTTCCTACAGCGTCTTGCGATGATTTTCAAGGGTCTCGGGAAGAGTTCCTGCATTAAAAGAAATGACTTTATCAAACATACTTTCTATAAGACCATTCCCAGTGTCAAACTGTAGTTTTGGACTAGCTGAGATTTTTCTATTCAGGATTAATGTGTCATTATTTCTGTAATGTTCCACCATTTTTGATCTTACTATGTTAAACTTAAGCACCAGGGTAGAGGAGGGAGTTTTAGTGTGACACTGTATGACTGTAGTATCTTACATACACAAAAAGGGACATCTTTAGGGTGTTGTTTCGTCCAGTTTCTCACAAGCAGATTACAAATGAAGACTCAAGCTCAAAGGTCAGTCCAGCCTCGGGTTTATCTTATCGGGGCAAACTGGCCATCAATTCCTGACGCACAGATCCAGGTCTCACAGGAGGAGCTTCAAGTCAATCACATGGAGAGGTTCTATCAGCTGAGAACAGCACTGTATAGACTTCAATATGTCAACAACTATCACATGGATTGTCAGATTTTGCCTTTGAGAGCTACCTTTGCTCACAGAGCCTCATCACTACACGGACATTGAAGGGCAGCCAGCCTGCATGACCTTCCTTTGGCCTATACCTGACCTGAGCTATCGTCTCTCCAGTTATTCTGATCATTTCATTCAATGACTCAACCATGACAGCCCAACATTGATAATCTTCAATCAGAATCCTAAATTTAATTTAAGTTCAGATTGAATTCacatattctatttattttattattaaagtatcacctacatatactttttttttaatgtaaaaactacctctgctactcaccactgcactaatatcatattattttagtctgtgcgtattagtcaagcctatttgttgttctttgtatttatagctgatgttattgttattattattattatatttttatttttatttgtatgccttattcttatgccttgtacaaagagagcacagtttaccaaagtcaaattccttgtgtgttcaagcctacctggccaataaagctaaagctgattctgattctgaaatagtTTACTCTTGGAAAGCAGACTGTAGAGAATCAGGAGGTTTAATCACAGAAAGCTCATTGTTGCACTTGCGGGGCATCCAAGTACAGTCAAACAATGCAGATTAATACAACCTAACACATGTGGATGACAGCTGGGAGTCAAAGATAATTAAATTTTTGCAGTTGTTCGAGAAGTTGTAGCAAAAGATAttcaaaaatgattaaaatttgtatttcagattttaaattcaaattggTGATTTTTCTTTGACCCGAGCTTAAACCACTTTGAGACTCCATTAAATTTATCAACAAAATTTACGATATGCTAGCTCAAATGCAGGCAGAAATGCTGGAATATGAAACGTCTAAAACACATTATCATGTAAAACAGATATCTTTAATACtgattgtctctctctctctctctctctctctctctctctctctctctctctctctctctctctctctctctctctctctctctctctctctctctctctctctctctcaattcaattcaattcaattcaaagggctttattagcatggaaaacatacgtaaccattgctaaagcttaaaaagaaataaaacacaaaattacaaacaattacagaataataagattcaatgttaaactaacacagctgtatagaagaaagaaaatatatgaataataaaaataataatgataataaaaataaaaataacaataataataatctctctctctctctccttctagCGAGTATTGCAGCCATTATTTTCTTCGTCATCGCAATTGTCATCTTAGTGATGGGGGGACTTTACTACTCCAAGATCCGGTGAGTTCAACACTTCTTACACTGATCTTCTATTAAATGTGTTAGGGCACATTTACAAAGAATGGATCCATACAACCGCAATCCTTCAGTCTCAATGTGTGATGGTAAATTATATATTAATGTCAAATGATATTCACAGGTCTCATGAAGGTTAAATTGTTAAAGGACTGGGCCTGGCAGTCTCTATAAATGCACTCTGTGAAGCtgtacatatttattatttaagctGTTTGTG harbors:
- the parm1 gene encoding salivary glue protein Sgs-3; protein product: MRVSLQTLMTCLLLSTTVASAIDVNSTDLTTQSTSSIQNPTTTVGTTLGPETTPASTSSASIPTQTQDSSTSITTPVQTDNTTNTTQSTSASPTNSSIDTIQPTGTTLGTTQTSSPISTAQSTSTASPNTTPKTNSSITTNPGTTQPPGTTQPPGTTQPPGTTQSMGTATPSITSSPAGTTQKITTTSPTTTTKTTETITVEQEGHKSEGLSSASIAAIIFFVIAIVILVMGGLYYSKIRRKSYGPLLESNPGALGHFTNPMYDP